The sequence GGTCACCGCCTCCGCACAGCGCCCAGCCCGTACCGCTGGTGAGGTCATCACCGATCCGGATCCGGCCGTGGCTGCCGCCAAGGTTGCTGACTTCTTGGCCGCCAAGAATCTCATCGAGGGTTAAAGGAGAAAACACATGTCTCACGTTTATGTCCTAGTTGAGCACGAAGAAGACCAGCTCAGCCCCGTCACAGGCGAGCTCATTACTGCCGCCCGCGCTCTCGGCACCGTCTCCGCCGTCGTCGTGGCCAAGGATGCGGCCACCGCCTCCTCCTTTGACGCCGAGCTGGGCAACCTCGGCGCCGCCCAGGTTGTTCAGGCCACCGCTGCGGACTATGAGCAGCGCATCGTCACCCCAGAGGTTGACGCCCTCCACGCGCTGGCCGCCAATAACCCGGCGCCCATCGTGCTGGCCGCCACCCCGACCAACAACGAGATTGCTGGCCGCCTTGCGGCTCGCTTGGGCTCTGGCGCCCTCGTCAACGTCGACGGCATCAACGCTGACGGCACCGCGCACCACACCATCTTCGGTGGTTCCTACGAGACCTCCTCGAAGGCCACGGGTTCTGTCATCTACACCCTGCGTCCCGGCACCGTCACGGCGGACCCGCAGCCGGTCACCGCAGCGCCCGCGCCCTTCGAGCTGCCTGCCGCCACCGCGAAGGATGTCACTGTCACCTCCTTCACCCCGGCGGAGAAGACCGCTCGTCCGGAGCTAACCTCCGCCAAGGTCGTCGTTGCCGGCGGCCGCGGCGTGGGCGATAAGTTCGCTGACGTGGTTGAGCCGCTTGCCGATTCCCTCGGTGGCGCCGTCGGTGCCACTCGCGACGCCGTGGACGAAGGTTTCTACGACCCCGCCCACCAGATTGGTCAGACCGGTGTGACCGTATCCCCGAAGCTCTACATCGGCCTGGGCATTTCTGGCGCCATCCAGCACACCTCCGGCATGCAGACCTCGGAGACCATCGTCGTGGTCAACCAAGACCAAGACGAGCCCTTCTTCCAGATCGCTGACCTCGGTGTGGTGGGTGACCTTCACGAGATCGCCCCGGCCCTGGCTGCGGAGCTGACCAAGCGCAAGGAGGCCGGCAACTAATGCCACGCTACCTCGATTACGCAGCCACCCAGCCCATGCGCCAAAGCGCCATCGACGCGTGGACTACGGCAGCTAGCTCCCTCAACCCGGGCGCGTCCTATGCCTCTGGGCGCAAGGCGCGCTCTGTGCTTGACGACGCCCGCGAGACCGTTGCCGAGCTGCTCGGCTGCGAACCCATCGAGGTCATCTTCACCTCCTCCGGCACGGAGGCGGACAACATTGCCATCCAAGGCCTTTTCCGCGCTGCGCAGTCGGCTTCGCCCAAAGCCGCGCAGCGCATCGTTTCGACCCCCATCGAGCACCCCGCCGTGCTCGAAACCGTGGAGAAGCTCCAGACTGAGCATGGCGCGACCGTTGACCTGCTCCCAGTCGATTCCACCGGTCACGTCAGTGATTTAAGCGCCCTGGATACCCCGGCCGCGGTGGCCACCTGCATGTGGGCCAACAACGAGACCGGCGCCATCCAGCCGGTCGCGGACATTACCCAGCGCGCCGCTGCGCAGAACACCCCAGTACACATCGACGCCGTGCAGGTCGCCGGCAAGCTGCCCATCAACTTCCACGAGCTGGGTGCCACCACACTCGCGGCCAGCGCCCACAAGTTCGGTGGGCCCCGCGGCATCGGCCTGCTGTTGGCTCGCCGCACCCCAGCGCCACTGCCACTTGCTTTCGGCGGTGGCCAAGAACGCGGGATCCGTCCCGGCACCGTGGACGTGGCTAGTGCAAGCGCACTCGCTGCAGCCCTACGCGAATCCGTCGCGGACATGGAGCAGGAGGACACCCGCCTGACTGCACTCCGCGACAAGCTTCAGGCTGGCATCGAATCCAGCATCGACAACGTCATCATCAACTCTGCCGAGCCCACCCTGGCCTCCCACCTGCACGTGTCCTTCCCCGGAACGGACGGCGATAGCCTCATCATGCTTCTCGACGCCGCCGGTATCGAAGCCTCCGCTGGCTCCGCCTGCCACGCGGGTGTCAACCGTATGTCTCACGTCCTCGAAGCCATGGGCATCGACGAGGAACACGGCCGCGGCAGCCTGCGCTTCAGCCTGGGACGAATGACCACCGACGGCGACATCGATGTGGTCATCAAGGAACTTCCGGAGATCATTCGCCGCGCGCGGTCGGTGTAGGAGAAAACGACCAAAAACGTGTCGCTGTTCAGACGCGTGCCGTAATCTACGGCGTTGTGCCACAGGGGCACTAACCCATCAGGCACAATGTTGTCATGTCGAAGTTCTCTGAGGTCCTAGAACAGCTACGTGAAAACCAACCAAAGGCTAAATATGGCATTGCCTTTGAGAAGCTGATGGTCAACTATTTCAAGACCGACCCGACCTTGAAGAACCAATTCGATGAGGTCTGCCGCTGGACGGATTGGCGCTACAACGGTGGTAAGGCAGATACCGGCATTGACCTGGTAGCTCGCCGCGTGGATGATGGCACGTGGACTGCCATCCAGTGCAAGTTCTATGACTCCAAGGCGCGTATTCAGAAGTCCCACCTGGACTCCTTCTTCGAGGCCTCCGGGCACTCTTTTGAAACGGAAGAAGGACGCGAGCATTTTGGCAGTCGCCTGATTATCTCCACCACGGACCACTGGTCCTCCCACGCGGAGGATGCCCTAGCCAACCAGATTATTCCGACCAGCCGCATTGGCATCTCCGCCATTGCAGAGTCACCCATCAACTGGGACGTGGCGTTCCCTGGCTCAGAGGTGCGGGATAAGACCATCCAGATCAATCTCTCCCAACGTGAGACTTTTGAGCCCCGCCCGCACCAGCAGGCAGCGATCGACAAAGCCATCGAAGGGTTTAAGACCCATGACCGCGGCAAGCTCATCATGGCGTGCGGCACCGGCAAAACCTTTACCGCCCTGCGCCTAGCGGAGCGCGTCGCTGAGGACAACGGCGGCAAGGCCCGCATCCTTTTCCTCGTGCCGTCTATTTCCTTGCTCTCGCAAACCCTGAAGGAATGGACCGCCCAGGGCCGCCTCGACATGCGCGCCTTCGCGGTGTGCTCCGATAGCAAGGTCTCCAAGAAGGCCGAGGACATCGCTGTCTATGACCTTGAGGTTCCCGTTTCTACCGAGGGCAAGGACATCACCACACGCTTTGAATCCGGCAAGCGTGCCAAGGGCCTCAACATTGTTTTCTCCACCTACCAGTCCATCCAGGCGGTACATGAGGCCCAGCAGGTGGGCCTCGATGATTTCGATCTCGTCATTTGCGATGAAGCCCACCGCACCACCGGCATCACCTTGGCCAGTGAGGACGCCAGCAACTTTGTCCGCGTCCACGATGCCGACTACATCAAGGCTTCCAAGCGTCTTTACATGACGGCCACCCCGCGCCTCTACGACGAAGCCGTCAAGGGCAAAGCCGAGGAACACTCCGCGGAGCTGGCTTCTATGGATGATGAAGCCATCTACGGCCCGGAGTTCTACCGCCTCGGCTTCGGTGAGGCCGTGGATAAGGGCCTACTCACGGACTACAAGGTGCTTGTCATGACCGTGGATGAATCCGTAGCTGCCCAAGCCATGGCACAGAGTGAGAACAACCAGGTCAACCTTTCCCTAGCTTCTGCCATGATTGGCGCCTGGAATGGTTTGGCCAAGCGCTCCGGCGAATTGCAAGGCAAGAAGGGCGGTTTCGACGAGGACGCCCAGCCCATGCAGCGCGCGGTGGCCTTTGCCAAGGACATCAAGACCTCCCAACTCATTGCGGAGACCTATCCTTCACTCATCGGTACCCACCAGGAACTGCTGAAAGAAAAGGCAGTGCTTAACGACGTCTCCCTGACCAATATCGACCTCAACGTCGCCGCCCAGCACGTCGACGGCGGCATGAACGCCATGGAGCGCGGCACAAGGCTGTCCTGGCTGGAATCCCCAGCAGGGGAGCACGAGTCCCGCATGCTCACCAACGCGCGCTGCCTGTCCGAAGGCGTAGACGTCCCAGCCCTGGATTCCGTCATCTTCTTCAACCCCCGCAACTCCATGGTGGACGTGGTCCAGTCCGTCGGCCGCGTCATGCGCAAGTCTGAGGGCAAGGACTACGGCTACATCATCCTTCCCGTCGCCGTAGCCAGCAACGTCTCCCCAGCAGAAGCACTCAACGACAACCAGCGCTTCAAGGTGGTCTGGCAGATCCTCAACGCGCTGCGCGCCCACGATGACCGCTTCAACGCGAAGATTAACTCCATCGCCCTCAACGGCACGGCCGGACAGGAAGACTTGCCCATCGACGTCGTTCACGTCCCAGGGGACGACGAGAAAAGCGACGCTGAGAAGCTCAGGGAAGCGGATGAAACCAAAACCCCAGAACCGCAGGCTGATAATTCGACGGTAACCCAGCAGATTGCCTTGTTCTCTCTGGAGCAGTGGCAAGAAGCCATCTACACAAAGCTGGTGGACAAAGTCGGCACCCGCACCTACTGGGAGGACTGGGCTGACGACGTCGCCACCATTGCGGAGAACCAAATCACCCGCATCAAGGCGCTTCTCGACGGCGCCGATGGAACCCTCCGCACAGAATTCGACACCTTTGTCGAAGGCCTGCGCAACAACCTCAACGATGGCATCAGCGAAGACGACGCCATCTCGATGCTCTCGCAGCACCTCATTACGGCACCGGTCTTCAACGCGCTCTTTGAGAACCATGACTTCATCACCCACAACCCCGTGGCCCAGGTCATGGAGAAGATGGTCAAGGCTCTGTCCAAGGCGAACCTCGATACTGAGACCGAGTCTCTGGAGAAGTTCTACGAGTCCGTCCGTGTCCGCGCCACTGAGGTGAACTCTGCCTCCGGTAAGCAGCAGGTCATCAAGGAACTGTACGAGCGCTTCTTCCGCAAGGCCTTCAAGAAGCAATCAGAAGCCCTTGGCATCGTCTACACCCCAGTCGAAATCGTCGATTTCATCCTGCGCGCCGCCGATGATGTGTCCAAGAAGCACTTCGGTAAGGGGCTTACCGACGAGGGCGTGTGCATCCTCGATCCTTTCGCCGGCACCTCCACCTTCACGGTTCGCCTCCTACAGTCCGGCCTCATCAAGCCGGAAGACCTCGCCCGCAAGTACGCCAACGAACTCTTCGCCACTGAGATCATGCTGCTTGCGTACTACGTCTCAGCGGTGAACATCGAGACCACCTACAACGCCCTGCGTGAAGAAGCAGCTCTCCGCAATGGCGAACCCGCACCCGAGTACGTGCCCTTCACGAACATCGCGCTAGCCGATACCTTCCAAATCCACGAGGAAGGCGACATCCCAGATCTCAACATCTTCCGCGAGAACAACGAGACCATCGAGCGCCAGAAGAATGCACCCATCAACGTGGTGATTGGTAACCCGCCATATTCCGCCGGCCAAAAGTCCGCCAATGACCTGAACGCCAACCAGAAATATCCGAGCCTGGATAAGCGCATTGCGGAAACTTATGCGGAGAAGTCTACGGCTCAGTTGAAGAACTCCTTGTACGACTCGTACCTGCGCGCTTTCCGATGGGCCACCGACCGCATCGGCGACCAAGGCGTAGTAGCCTTCGTGTCCAATGGCGGATGGATTGACGGTAACACTGGCGACGGTGTGCGCCTGTCGATGGCGGAGGATTTTACCGACCTCTATGTGTTTAACCTTCGCGGGAACCAACGTACCGCAGGGGAGCAATCACGAAAGGAAGGCGGCAAAGTCTTCGGCTCTGGCTCTCGCAGTACTGTAGCTATAACGGTCGGTGTTAAAGATCCAACAAAGTCAGCCTTCGAGCTGCACTACCGTGACATTGG is a genomic window of Corynebacterium singulare containing:
- a CDS encoding electron transfer flavoprotein subunit alpha/FixB family protein; amino-acid sequence: MSHVYVLVEHEEDQLSPVTGELITAARALGTVSAVVVAKDAATASSFDAELGNLGAAQVVQATAADYEQRIVTPEVDALHALAANNPAPIVLAATPTNNEIAGRLAARLGSGALVNVDGINADGTAHHTIFGGSYETSSKATGSVIYTLRPGTVTADPQPVTAAPAPFELPAATAKDVTVTSFTPAEKTARPELTSAKVVVAGGRGVGDKFADVVEPLADSLGGAVGATRDAVDEGFYDPAHQIGQTGVTVSPKLYIGLGISGAIQHTSGMQTSETIVVVNQDQDEPFFQIADLGVVGDLHEIAPALAAELTKRKEAGN
- a CDS encoding cysteine desulfurase family protein, with the protein product MPRYLDYAATQPMRQSAIDAWTTAASSLNPGASYASGRKARSVLDDARETVAELLGCEPIEVIFTSSGTEADNIAIQGLFRAAQSASPKAAQRIVSTPIEHPAVLETVEKLQTEHGATVDLLPVDSTGHVSDLSALDTPAAVATCMWANNETGAIQPVADITQRAAAQNTPVHIDAVQVAGKLPINFHELGATTLAASAHKFGGPRGIGLLLARRTPAPLPLAFGGGQERGIRPGTVDVASASALAAALRESVADMEQEDTRLTALRDKLQAGIESSIDNVIINSAEPTLASHLHVSFPGTDGDSLIMLLDAAGIEASAGSACHAGVNRMSHVLEAMGIDEEHGRGSLRFSLGRMTTDGDIDVVIKELPEIIRRARSV
- a CDS encoding DEAD/DEAH box helicase, coding for MSKFSEVLEQLRENQPKAKYGIAFEKLMVNYFKTDPTLKNQFDEVCRWTDWRYNGGKADTGIDLVARRVDDGTWTAIQCKFYDSKARIQKSHLDSFFEASGHSFETEEGREHFGSRLIISTTDHWSSHAEDALANQIIPTSRIGISAIAESPINWDVAFPGSEVRDKTIQINLSQRETFEPRPHQQAAIDKAIEGFKTHDRGKLIMACGTGKTFTALRLAERVAEDNGGKARILFLVPSISLLSQTLKEWTAQGRLDMRAFAVCSDSKVSKKAEDIAVYDLEVPVSTEGKDITTRFESGKRAKGLNIVFSTYQSIQAVHEAQQVGLDDFDLVICDEAHRTTGITLASEDASNFVRVHDADYIKASKRLYMTATPRLYDEAVKGKAEEHSAELASMDDEAIYGPEFYRLGFGEAVDKGLLTDYKVLVMTVDESVAAQAMAQSENNQVNLSLASAMIGAWNGLAKRSGELQGKKGGFDEDAQPMQRAVAFAKDIKTSQLIAETYPSLIGTHQELLKEKAVLNDVSLTNIDLNVAAQHVDGGMNAMERGTRLSWLESPAGEHESRMLTNARCLSEGVDVPALDSVIFFNPRNSMVDVVQSVGRVMRKSEGKDYGYIILPVAVASNVSPAEALNDNQRFKVVWQILNALRAHDDRFNAKINSIALNGTAGQEDLPIDVVHVPGDDEKSDAEKLREADETKTPEPQADNSTVTQQIALFSLEQWQEAIYTKLVDKVGTRTYWEDWADDVATIAENQITRIKALLDGADGTLRTEFDTFVEGLRNNLNDGISEDDAISMLSQHLITAPVFNALFENHDFITHNPVAQVMEKMVKALSKANLDTETESLEKFYESVRVRATEVNSASGKQQVIKELYERFFRKAFKKQSEALGIVYTPVEIVDFILRAADDVSKKHFGKGLTDEGVCILDPFAGTSTFTVRLLQSGLIKPEDLARKYANELFATEIMLLAYYVSAVNIETTYNALREEAALRNGEPAPEYVPFTNIALADTFQIHEEGDIPDLNIFRENNETIERQKNAPINVVIGNPPYSAGQKSANDLNANQKYPSLDKRIAETYAEKSTAQLKNSLYDSYLRAFRWATDRIGDQGVVAFVSNGGWIDGNTGDGVRLSMAEDFTDLYVFNLRGNQRTAGEQSRKEGGKVFGSGSRSTVAITVGVKDPTKSAFELHYRDIGDYLTAGEKLDIVESSTVESIEWQSITPNDDGDWLNQRSKEFATWPAIGDRSRKDTRIFSQFSMGLKTNRDAWAYQFSRGRLAENVNVSIEAYNEAKDKNSFDRERIKWSSKFDSLKKQGVRLKYSKSSIRQALYRPYTKLSVYYAQNYNDRLGQLPSMFPTPEHGNIGFVSVGAGESVMPAALATDLLPDLHVIATSQYFPRFTWAAVSADDGGLFGEGSVAKQGEASIYGKVGEVVDGYVRVDNITDEIKALYRDALGADITGDDIFHFVYGKLHDPGYRTKYAADLKKMLPHIETPSSRAEFDKFAAAGQELMDLHVGYEDVEPWPLDIQVKGDESDRETWRVLKMKWAKRKDPETGKNVNDVTKLIYNKRVTIAGIPAEADEYMLGSRSAVAWLIDRYQVKKDKASGIVNDPNDWADEVGNPRYIVDLIGKVVRVAMETVRIVDGLGSE